The genomic segment TCTTTTTCAGTGCCAAGAAGGAGTTGATGACCTGAAACAGcaatacaatattacctgtTAACATCTCATCTTAAATTCGTGGTATCTTACAGATCCATTGTAGAGATAATTAGAACGTAGACCTGACCGTCCAGTTtatgttgtgataaatagaacacagagtgaccatctagtatatgttgtgataaatagaacacagagtgaccatctagtatcTGTTGTGGTAACtagaacacagagtgaccatctagtatatgttgtggTAACTAGAACACAGACctgaccatctagtatatgttgtggtaactagaacacagagtgaccatctagtatatgttgtggTAACTAGAACACAGACctgaccatctagtatatgttgtggtaactagaacacagagtgaccatctagtatatgttgtgataaatagaacacagacctgaccatctagtatatgttgtgataaatagaacacagagtgaccatctagtatatgttgtgataaatagaacacagagtgaccatctagtatatgttgtgataaattGAACACAGACctgaccatctagtatatgttgtgataaatagaacacagagtgaccatctagtatatgttttgttattagAATCGAGACCTGACCATCAAAGATTTTTTATCAGCCGatacatgaaaatatcaatCTTGGAAGgaaaacaagagctgttggagaacagcaaagctggtctcgcaaatgtttgtcaataaataattaaaatatattaattggaatgtttggcaaattgcattaataatatttttattgtttacttgatcagattatgttttttgaattttcaaaaccataccaatttttatacatatatataaattattcattgacaaacattcgggagacaagctatgttgttgtagattaaatgaatatattagatacaaatgtaattgcttttggacatatttcttcaattttttgaaaaaatattatcctaatgagagttgtctaccttgaaaaatgtggaccggtataaattgtctaatgtgagcattttcacattgttttattttcagtttcaccccaagaaggaatagtgtaactccatagagactcttttaacaaatatcagcaccctagtacaatcataaagtgatgtgttaatagctgtcaaaatttgcacaaaaattttaaaaatgtgttttttcccccaaaaaatctttcagtttaactctggcaagggatagcttaacccccacagggaacctaataccatgtattactatgcctttcaacacttacaacataaacttaacacaaagtccaaagatttaaaaacaaaaacaaaaaaacacagatttaaaaagaataaaatccatcttttttaaagttttacaccaggaagggattgtcttactacatagggactctattgccaaatatcagcaccctagtacaattataaagtgatgtatcaatacctttcaacacttgcaccaaaaccTTAACgcaaattttttttaagtccaaacattttcaaaaatctgtttttttcccccaaaaaaatcttttagtttaactccagcaggggatagtttaaccccaacAGGGatcatattaccataaattactatgcctttcaactctcgcaccaaaaatttaacattttaaaaaccaacgctgacgccggagtgacaattaacataagctctcactcttcttcgaagagacgagccAAAAATTGCACATACAAATTTAATTCAATGCTTTTAAGCTGAATAATTAAGAACTGCTTTTACCTTGTCGTTTATCCACTTCCCATCCTCTAGAGTTGCCATGTCCACCGCCTCTAGTGTCTCGCCGCCAACTGTGAGTCTTTGTGTTGGGTAGAGTTGTGGGATCTCGTGAATGTCAACATCCTCAAGATGGCTTGGTACCTCCTTGAGTGTTTGTGCAATGGTCATCAGTGGCTGAAACTGATGACTGGCCATAACACATACTGCAGATGTAAGCATAGCCACTGATGTTTTCACTGACAAGTCCAAATCCAAATGTCTCAGATGAGGTAACAATAGTGTACCAAAGCACTCTAACTCTGCCTCCGATACACTGATAACCTCCTTCAAGAAACTCTGTTGTGGACAGTGGTGATATTGAAAACCTAAAGTGTTCAGAGATATCTTTGATAAGTTCAGTTCACTTATAAACTTAAAAAGTTCATTCAGACTGCCATCTGAACTGACATCTTCAATGTATTTCCCAACAGTGTCCTGCATACAAGAAACTGTACCCTCTTCAGAAGTATTGTCACAGGTGTCCTGCGCACACAAATCTGTCTCATGAGCGGTCTGATCTTTGAACAGTTTCAGGTGGTctatgtttgttttcctctttaGAGTATGTCCTGAATCGTTCTGAAGAGTGGCACACTTGCCATCTATATTGACTACTTTATATGGACCATGGTAGTTCGGATCTAGATTTCCCTTCTTCTTTGTAGCAGCCTTCCTTGCATTATGAATCAGAACCATATTTCCCACACAAATGTCCTCATAACGCCTCCCTTTTCGCTGTCTTTCTTTGAAGTTTTTCTTTTGCTTTTCATGGGCTTTATCAATGTTCACCTTAGCTGTCTGGGCAATCCTCAGCGAGGCTTCTTCCCTCTGCTCAACATATTGACGTTTGGCCTCTTCCGTTGTTGTCGATGCCTCATGATCAGCCTGCAGTTAAAAGAAAACTATTATAAATGGAAATGCATCAATTGAAAATAGCATTCTCggtaattaaaaaagaaaagaacatTAAAATCTCAGAGCAAGgttacttctttttttttcttgcaaAGTACATAATTAGACTGACTCCCTTTTGTCATTTCATTCAATATTAACAAGCTGGAACACTTGCCCACTTTCTTCTGTTTGATAAGTAATGGAACACATTGAGTTTACTTATTGCCGTTTTAAACAGAGCCTTGAATTGAAACTCTACCAGGCctatttttgaaacatttacaacatgtacattcatAACGAACGTTATTTCAACTAATTTCACAAATATATTACTATGGACACATATTACGAGCACATCATCATAACaggataaaaagaaaataatgtcCTTTCTTCGTCAACAATTCTGCGACCTGAACATTTTGTAGTGTTATAAACCTTTACCCCTTGATAAAATGATTAAGCTATATTATCCCCAAATATCCCATTAACTTTACTTCTCACCAGTTGCGCAAGAGTCCATTGTAACATAATTCCCTATAATGGATGTATTGAACaggtgcataccatcaaactgtcatcccaggCAGATAATGTTAATCATGTTAGAATGAATCCCAATAGAAATTGAacaagagtatttgattccaccatatctgaatttgagaagaagatttttgaatttgaccctttttggccttgcccctctggcccctggtaggtggggaccatataattcacaattttggttgacgtTTAtatagccatagaagcttcctgccaaatttcattgaatttggttcagctgtttaggagaagaagtcgaaaattttaattgtttacagatgCACGACGAACAAAGccgattagaataggtcacttgagactttgactttgtctcaggtgacctaaaaagttgGAAATTGCCCCAATTCAAATGCAAAATAGACTGgcagacttgcacaagtcctgcgttttttgttcctttttttcaatttatttgtaCATCCCTGATATAGTTTTACCATTCTGTTTGAGCTACACTTacgaaaaaaaatatcatttgcacaattgaaatataatattaagataaaaagtttttatttt from the Pecten maximus chromosome 4, xPecMax1.1, whole genome shotgun sequence genome contains:
- the LOC117326136 gene encoding uncharacterized protein LOC117326136 is translated as MVNEHQTNWDAFLDGALFAMRTKPQSSTKYSPFFLLYGREARYPSQLPKDFGNNLQADHEASTTTEEAKRQYVEQREEASLRIAQTAKVNIDKAHEKQKKNFKERQRKGRRYEDICVGNMVLIHNARKAATKKKGNLDPNYHGPYKVVNIDGKCATLQNDSGHTLKRKTNIDHLKLFKDQTAHETDLCAQDTCDNTSEEGTVSCMQDTVGKYIEDVSSDGSLNELFKFISELNLSKISLNTLGFQYHHCPQQSFLKEVISVSEAELECFGTLLLPHLRHLDLDLSVKTSVAMLTSAVCVMASHQFQPLMTIAQTLKEVPSHLEDVDIHEIPQLYPTQRLTVGGETLEAVDMATLEDGKWINDKVINSFLALKKMEQNTSESNRHIYVLPSYTAVQWDQGHLDHWMFKKVQFSKYTHVFLPICINGNHWVLLVADVKQRLVYVLDSMNGEVGQKWTRMWAEFMANRDRLPDVTEQFGVWNFPEIRSSKQTDSNSCGVFTLMNAECIAKDVPIAVMRQVHCQRYRQYVKASLLNAGAAKSDSKCDMPDCRIPKGHKRWVQCCVCGRWLHTKCCRIPTKAAIEEEYECCFCEAMYR